Proteins encoded in a region of the Panicum hallii strain FIL2 chromosome 3, PHallii_v3.1, whole genome shotgun sequence genome:
- the LOC112886032 gene encoding malate dehydrogenase, mitochondrial-like, producing MRSSLLKSTSELLRRSRGYSSSANPERKVAILGAAGGIGQPLSLLMKLNPLVSSLSLYDIAGTVGVAADVSHINTPALVKGFMGDDQLGEALEGSDVVIIPAGVPRKPGMTRDDLFNINAGIVKALSTAIAKHCPNALVNMISNPVNSTVPIAAEVFKKAGTYDEKKLFGVTTLDVVRAKTFYAGKAGVPVKDVNVPVVGGHAGITILPLFSQATPASNSLSQEDIVALTKRTQDGGTEVVEAKAGKGSATLSMAYAGAVFADACLKGLNGVPDIVECSFVQSTVTELPFFASKVRLGKNGVEEVFGLGELSDFEKKGLENLKGELKASIEKGIKFAHGN from the exons ATGAGGTCTTCTCTGCTGAAATCCACGTCCGAGCTCCTCCGCCGCAGCCGCGGCTACTCCTCCTCGGCCAACCCGGAGCGGAAGGTGGCCATCctgggcgcggcgggcggcatCGGGCAGCCGCTCTCGCTCCTCATGAAGCTCAACCCGCTcgtctcctccctctccctctacGATATCGCGGGGACCGTCGGCGTCGCCGCCGACGTGTCCCACATCAACACCCCCGCCCTG GTGAAGGGGTTCATGGGGGATGACCAGCTCGGGGAGGCGCTGGAGGGATCCGACGTCGTTATCATCCCCGCCGGGGTGCCCAGGAAGCCCGGCATGACCAGGGACGACCTCTTCAACATCAACGCTGGCATTGTTAAGGCGCTCAGCACCGCCATCGCCAAGCACTGCCCCAAC GCTCTTGTCAATATGATCAGCAACCCTGTCAACTCCACTGTCCCGATTGCAGCGGAAGTTTTCAAGAAGGCTGGTACATATGATGAGAAGAAGCTGTTTGGTGTGACCACTCTTGATGTTGTTCGTGCTAAAACCTTTTATGCTGGAAAGGCGGGCGTGCCAGTTAAAG ATGTGAATGTTCCTGTTGTCGGGGGCCATGCGGGTATTACTATTCTGCCACTCTTCTCGCAG GCCACTCCTGCAAGCAATTCATTGTCCCAAGAAGACATCGTGGCCCTCACCAAGAGGACACAGGATGGTGGAACGGAGGTTGTTGAAGCAAAGGCTGGAAAGGGCTCTGCAACATTGTCCATGGC ATACGCTGGTGCTGTTTTTGCAGATGCATGCTTGAAGGGTCTGAATGGAGTTCCTGACATTGTAGAGTGCTCTTTTGTGCAATCAACTGTGACGGAGTTGCCGTTCTTTGCCTCCAAG GTACGCCTTGGCAAGAATGGAGTGGAGGAAGTGTTTGGTCTGGGAGAGCTCTCTGACTTTGAGAAGAAGGGGCTGGAAAACCTCAAGGGCGAGCTCAAGGCTTCCATTGAGAAGGGTATCAAGTTCGCCCACGGGAACTAG
- the LOC112887453 gene encoding phospholipase A1-II 7-like, which translates to MAASSSPMLGSVANRWRELQGAGSWAGLLDPLDIDLRANIIAYGELTQATYDGFNQEKRSPNCGACVFGYADLLASSGAAAAGSYAVTKFIYATSALPVPEAFLVLPLPELLPESWSRESNWMGYVAVATDDGVAALGRRDILVAWRGTMRSLEWVNDFDFAPVSAAPVLGSAAAANPAAMVHRGFLSVYRSSNPDSKYNQSSARDQVLEEVSRLMALYKDEVTSITVTGHSLGASLATLNAVDLAANGVNAPADSSQPPCPVTAFVYASPRVGDGNFRSALASFPDLRALHVKNAGDVVPMYPPLGYVDVAVPLPIDTGRSPYLRQPGTIPTRHNLECYLHGVAGEQGSAGGFKLEVDRDVALANKGEDALTSKYPVPADWWVAKNKFMVKGADGRWALQDFEQI; encoded by the exons ATGgcggcgtcgtcgtcgccgaTGCTTGGAAGCGTTGCCAACAGGTGGCGGGAGCTCCAGGGCGCGGGCTCGTGGGCCGGCCTGCTCGACCCGCTCGACATCGACCTGCGCGCGAACATCATCGCCTACGGCGAGCTCACGCAGGCCACCTACGACGGCTTCAACCAGGAGAAGCGCTCGCCCAACTGCGGCGCCTGCGTGTTCGGCTACGCGGACCTGCTGGCCAGctcgggcgccgccgcggcggggagCTACGCCGTCACCAAGTTCATCTACGCCACCTCGGCGCTGCCCGTGCCCGAGGCGTTCCTGGTCCTCCCGCTGCCGGAGCTGCTGCCGGAGTCGTGGAGCAGGGAGTCCAACTGGATGGGGTACGTCGCCGTCGCCACGGACGACGGCGTCGCGGCGTTGGGGAGGCGCGACATCCTCGTCGCTTGGCGCGGGACGATGAGGAGCCTCGAGTGGGTCAACGACTTCGACTTCGCGCCCGTGTCCGCCGCGCCGGTGCTGGGCTCCGCGGCGGCCGCGAACCCGGCCGCCATGGTGCACAGGGGGTTCCTGTCCGTGTACAGGTCCAGCAACCCGGACTCCAAGTACAACCAGTCCAGCGCCAGAGATCAG GTTCTTGAGGAGGTCAGCCGGCTGATGGCGCTGTACAAGGACGAGGTGACCAGCATCACCGTCACGGGGCACAGCCTGGGCGCGTCGCTGGCCACGCTCAACGCCGTGGACCTCGCCGCCAACGGCGTGAACGCGCCCGCCGACTCCTCCCAGCCGCCGTGCCCCGTGACGGCCTTCGTGTACGCGAGCCCGCGCGTCGGGGACGGCAACTTCAGGAGCGCCCTCGCCTCGTTCCCGGACCTGAGAGCGCTGCACGTGAAGAACGCCGGCGACGTCGTGCCGATGTACCCGCCGCTGGGGTACGTGGACGTGGCCGTGCCGCTGCCCATCGACACGGGGCGGTCGCCGTACCTGCGCCAGCCCGGGACGATCCCGACGCGGCACAACCTCGAGTGCTACCTGCACGGGGTGGCCGGGGAGCAGGGCAGCGCCGGGGGGTTCAAGCTGGAGGTGGACCGCGACGTGGCGCTGGCGAACAAGGGGGAGGACGCGCTCACGAGCAAGTACCCGGTGCCCGCCGACTGGTGGGTCGCCAAGAACAAGTTCATGGTCAAGGGCGCCGACGGCCGCTGGGCGCTCCAGGACTTCGAGCAGATCTGA
- the LOC112887023 gene encoding protein CHUP1, chloroplastic-like — protein MVAGRVKAAMGFQRSPATPRPSSSSSSARKAPAPAPLQLPGSAASGAGQPETPRRRSSGSPAPSGSGSKAGPFSRYFPRSSAQVQPARPASEPAELVRLVEELQERESRLRTELLEHKILKETVAIVPFLETELAAKSSELGRCRDALSRLETENARLRAELDAAVAAARSNEQRVLEMEEELAEVRRRRREAAAEPDDCSSSASSDNSERSNAATNSVMPAKVVAGLSVLPPPAPPPPPPPPPMPAPYKSRSYFSGSSRASPANSSSSSSSSAPSTPTYSSDTAASRSRVPELSKLPPIPAPPPPPPPPPPPSMPTRGRRSATSSPSTSSSSSSGGAGPPAPPPPPPPATRRTSKASSPATSASIPAPAPCVRRVPEVVEFYHSLMRRDSRSRDTGATGDGGAGGSAAAARDMIGEIENRSAHLLAIKSDVERQGDFIRFLIKEVQSAAFADIEDVVTFVKWLDVELSRLVDERAVLKHFDWPEGKADALREAAFGYRDLKKIESEASSFSDDPRQPCSSALKKMQALFEKLEHGVYGLVRVRDGAMSRYRGYQIPWEWMQDTGIVSQIKLQSVKLAMKYLRRVSSELEAIKGGPDEEELMLQGVRFAFRVHQFAGGFDGDTMRAFQELKEKAFQSQREIQTQHLHQQRLAGRS, from the exons ATGGTGGCCGGCCGCGTCAAGGCGGCCATGGGCTTCCAGCGGAGCCCGGCGACGCCcaggccctcctcctcctcctcgtccgcgCGCAaggccccggcgccggcgccgttgCAGCTCCCCGGATCCGCGGCCTCGGGGGCGGGGCAGCCGgagacgccgcggcggcggtcgtccggctcgccggcgccgtcggGGTCGGGGTCCAAGGCGGGGCCATTCTCGCGCTACTTCCCGCGCTCGTCCGCGCAGGTGCAGCCGGCGCGCCCGGCGTCCGAGCCCGCCGAGCTCGTCCGCCTCGTCGAGGAGCTGCAGGAGCGGGAGTCGCGGCTCCGGACCGAGCTGCTGGAGCACAAGATCCTCAAGGAGACCGTCGCCATCGTGCCGTTCCTCGAGACCGAGCTCGCCGCCAAAAGCAGCGAGCTCGGTCGGTGCCGGGACGCGCTGTCCCGGCTCGAGACCGAGaacgcgcgcctgcgcgccgaGCTCGACGCTGCCGTGGCGGCCGCGAGGAGCAATGAGCAGAGGGTTCTGGAGATGGAGGAGGAGTTGGCGGAGgtgaggaggcggcggcgggaggcggcggccgagcCCGATGACTGCTCGTCGTCGGCGTCCTCGGACAACTCCGAGCGCTCCAATGCGGCGACCAACTCGGTCATGCCAGCGAAGGTAGTGGCCGGGTTGTCGGTTCTTCCTCCccccgcgcctcctcctcctccgccaccgccgccaatGCCGGCGCCTTACAAGTCCAGGTCCTACTTCTCCGGCTCGTCGCGCGCCTCGCCGGCGAACTCCTCATCCAGTTCCTCCTCGTCCGCGCCATCAACGCCGACCTACTCTTCAGATACCGCGGCGTCAAGAAGCCGCGTGCCGGAGCTCTCCAAGCTCCCGCCGAtacctgccccgccgccgccaccgccgccgccgccgccaccgtcaaTGCCGACGCGCGGACGCCGCAGCGcgacctcgtcaccgtcgacctcaagcagcagcagcagcggaggCGCAGGACCTCCggctccaccgccaccacctccacctgCGACGAGGAGGACCTCCAAGGCGTCCTCCCCTGCGACTTCAGCGTCGATTCCGGCGCCCGCTCCATGCGTGAGGCGAGTCCCAGAGGTGGTGGAGTTTTACCACTCGCTAATGCGGAGAGACTCGAGGTCGAGGGACACCGGCGCAACCggtgacggaggcgccggcgggAGTGCCGCCGCGGCGAGGGACATGATCGGCGAGATCGAGAATCGCTCCGCTCATCTTCTTGCG ATCAAATCGGACGTGGAGAGGCAGGGCGACTTCATCCGGTTCCTGATCAAGGAGGTGCAGAGCGCAGCGTTTGCTGACATCGAGGACGTGGTCACCTTCGTCAAGTGGCTCGACGTTGAGCTCTCACGCCTG GTGGATGAGAGGGCGGTGCTGAAGCATTTCGACTGGCCGGAGGGGAAGGCCGACGCATTGCGGGAGGCTGCGTTTGGGTACCGTGACTTGAAGAAGATCGAGTCGGAGGCGTCATCGTTCTCTGATGACCCCCGGCAGCCCTGCTCGTCTGCTCTCAAGAAGATGCAAGCTCTCTTCGAGAA GTTGGAGCATGGAGTGTACGGCCTTGTGCGTGTGCGGGATGGTGCGATGAGTCGGTACCGCGGGTACCAAATCCCATGGGAGTGGATGCAGGACACTGGAATTGTTAGTCAG ATCAAATTACAATCAGTGAAGCTAGCAATGAAGTATCTGAGAAGGGTTTCTTCAGAGCTTGAGGCCATAAAAGGTGGCCCTGACGAAGAGGAGCTAATGCTCCAAGGAGTCCGGTTCGCCTTCAGAGTACACCAG TTTGCAGGTGGCTTTGATGGTGACACGATGCGAGCCTTTCAAGAGCTCAAGGAGAAGGCTTTCCAGTCTCAGCGGGAAATTCAAACTCAACATCTGCATCAGCAAAGACTCGCTGGCAGAAGTTGA
- the LOC112884229 gene encoding uncharacterized protein LOC112884229 isoform X1 has product MAGSPPRKCDDDGIMDFIPRHDLVKPIPRSMARFVRDYDIVRIGKMLSAPDGDRSFAEKWEYIKNNLESYRKPNAHSAIHNENDDEDDEDEMDEDDELESAGDEKKRSIDVELQVPNEGERKCKNPRLAESLSAGQKKKIEDGEIRNSF; this is encoded by the exons ATGGCTGGCAGCCCACCGCGCAAATGCGACGACGATGGTATCATGGACTTCATTCCTCGTCACGATCTGGTGAAGCCGATCCCTCGTTCTATGGCGCGGTTTGTGCGCGACTACGACATCGTCCGTATCGGCAAGATGTTGTCGGCTCCTGATGGTGATCGTTCCTTCGCGGAAAAGTGGGAATACATAAAAAAT AATTTAGAATCATACAGGAAGCCTAATGCTCATAGTGCTATCCACAACGAGAATGATGATGAGGATGACGAGGATGAGATGGACGAGGATGACGAACTGGAG TCGGCTGGTGATGAAAAGAAACGCTCTATTGATGTAGAGCTGCAAGTCCCTAATGAAGGTGAACGAAAATGCAAGAATCCAAGATTAGCAGAAAGCTTAAGTGCCGGgcagaaaaaaaaaattgagGATGGAGAAATAAGGAACTCCTTTTAG
- the LOC112884229 gene encoding uncharacterized protein LOC112884229 isoform X2, whose translation MAGSPPRKCDDDGIMDFIPRHDLVKPIPRSMARFVRDYDIVRIGKMLSAPDGDRSFAEKWEYIKNNLESYRKPNAHSAIHNENDDEDDEDEMDEDDELESCKSLMKVNENARIQD comes from the exons ATGGCTGGCAGCCCACCGCGCAAATGCGACGACGATGGTATCATGGACTTCATTCCTCGTCACGATCTGGTGAAGCCGATCCCTCGTTCTATGGCGCGGTTTGTGCGCGACTACGACATCGTCCGTATCGGCAAGATGTTGTCGGCTCCTGATGGTGATCGTTCCTTCGCGGAAAAGTGGGAATACATAAAAAAT AATTTAGAATCATACAGGAAGCCTAATGCTCATAGTGCTATCCACAACGAGAATGATGATGAGGATGACGAGGATGAGATGGACGAGGATGACGAACTGGAG AGCTGCAAGTCCCTAATGAAGGTGAACGAAAATGCAAGAATCCAAGATTAG